From the Clostridia bacterium genome, the window GCGACCACTACAAATATGGTTAGGGAAGCGAAAGCTACCCATGACCTTTCTATGGTATCTTCTGCTGCATTGGGCAGGACAATAACAGCGGCTGCCATAATGTCTAAGATGCTTAAAGGCGAAAAAGATACAGTTACAATACAAATTAAAGGTAATGGCCCTATCGGTGGGCTTGTTGTTGTTTCGGATTCAGCTGCCAATGTGCGGGGATATGTATACAATCCTCAGGTTGAGCTTCCGCTTAATGAAGCCGGTAAGCTGGACGTAGGCGGAGCAATAGGCAAAGAAGGCTATATGAATGTAATTAAGGATTTGGGGCTGAAGGAGCCATATATAGGGTATGTTGATCTGGTTACAGGGGAAATAGGGGATGATATTGCATACTATTTTGCGTTGTCAGAACAGGTGCCTTCTGTAGTTGCACTTGGCGTATTAGTGGACACCGATGGAGGTATAATTAATGCCGGAGGATATATTATCCAGCTTATGCCGGGAGCCGAGGATAGCCTGATTAATTATATAGAAAACACAATAAATGCTATCCCTACTGTATCACAGCTGCTAGCTTATGGGGAATCCCCGGAAAGCATTCTGGAAATAATATTCGGTGAAAAAGATCTCAGGATTAATAGTAAATCGCCTTGCCGCTACTTATGCAACTGTTCCAGGGACAGGATGGAAAGAAATCTTATCAGCGTGGGAAAGGATGAAATACGCAGTATCATAGAGGAGCAGCACGGCGCAGAACTCCATTGCCATTTTTGTAATAAAAAGTATCAATTCACTGAACAGGAACTAAAGGGACTTATTGGCGAATAATGGGCTGAGAGCATTAATTGAGTGGTGTTTGAAAAATTACTATAAGCAAGCATGAAATAGAATTAAGCAGATATAGAGAGTTTAATTTGTGTAATTTGAAATTAATAAGGTTTTTGATATTGACTTTGAATTATTATTTTTGTATACTATGTATTGTCGCTTGACGGCGACAGACATGTGGGCGCTTAGCTCAGCTGGGGGAGCACCTGCCTTACAAGCAGGGGGTCATAGGTTCGAGCCCTATAGTGCCCACCACATGTGGCCCGGTAGTTCAGTTGGTTAGAATGCCAGCCTGTCACGCTGGAGGTCGAGGGTTCGAGCCCCTTCCGGGTCGCCAACTTGCCCAGATAGCTCAGTCGGTAGAGCAGAGGACTGAAAATCCTCGTGTCGCTGGTTCGATTCCGGCTCTGGGCACCAAGATTTTTACTCAGGTAAAAATCTTATATATGCGGGTTTAACTCAGCGGTAGAGTGTCACCTTGCCAAGGTGAAAGTCGCGAGTTCAAATCTCGTAACCCGCTCCAAATAGAGACTAGTCACTAAAGAATATTTAGTTCCTAGTCTCAAATATTCGGCGCCATAGCCAAGTGGTAAGGCAGAGGTCTGCAAAACCTTTATCCCCCAGTTCAAATCTGGGTGGCGCCTCCAAACGTATGAAAGTGGCTTGAATCAAGACTTCTAAGGAAGTTGGAAATTCAAGTCACTTTTTGTTTTTCTGAGACCTTTGTGTTGTGTTTTAGGGGTAGACCTTTTCGTGGAGCAGGATAACGGTTCAAATACTAAGGGGGTCTACAAATGGCT encodes:
- the hslO gene encoding Hsp33 family molecular chaperone HslO, whose amino-acid sequence is MSEEYTSLNKTEDYIIAATAAGGTVRAFAATTTNMVREAKATHDLSMVSSAALGRTITAAAIMSKMLKGEKDTVTIQIKGNGPIGGLVVVSDSAANVRGYVYNPQVELPLNEAGKLDVGGAIGKEGYMNVIKDLGLKEPYIGYVDLVTGEIGDDIAYYFALSEQVPSVVALGVLVDTDGGIINAGGYIIQLMPGAEDSLINYIENTINAIPTVSQLLAYGESPESILEIIFGEKDLRINSKSPCRYLCNCSRDRMERNLISVGKDEIRSIIEEQHGAELHCHFCNKKYQFTEQELKGLIGE